One window from the genome of Mycolicibacterium gadium encodes:
- a CDS encoding acyl-CoA dehydrogenase family protein, with protein sequence MDFQMGQKADALRSELRELVNSNVPEHFLGAFTDDPADLETAQAFCRLLAERNLLCLSWPEEFGGGAASVWEQTVVREEMWAHHEPRGAQYMGVNWVGPIIMRHGSPDQQQTHLPPIARGEVIWCQGFSEPEAGSDLASLRTTARRDGDGWLVSGQKIWTSYATMAQWCFLLARTSKVGDGATHKKQQGLTIFLVPMDDPAIQVRPIRCMMGPHHLNEVFFDDLRVTGADVLGTVDAGWSIVQDVMSFERVGIARYARCERLLASAPTVLGDRWDDLSTELRGRWVRMLTHCRRARLMAYRVVSLQSSGRIQPGDAAAYRIAVTKLDQDSAEVLMDIAAEVSHDDPRAAWFLGEVEDHWKYSQASTVSSGSIEMQRILLSRSLLAAAR encoded by the coding sequence ATGGATTTCCAGATGGGGCAGAAGGCCGATGCGCTGAGGTCAGAGCTGCGCGAGCTGGTGAACAGCAATGTACCCGAACACTTTCTGGGTGCCTTCACCGACGATCCCGCCGACCTGGAGACCGCCCAGGCGTTCTGCAGACTGCTGGCCGAACGCAACCTGCTGTGCCTGTCCTGGCCCGAGGAGTTCGGCGGAGGCGCCGCATCGGTGTGGGAGCAGACGGTCGTGCGCGAGGAGATGTGGGCGCACCACGAACCGCGCGGAGCCCAGTACATGGGAGTGAACTGGGTCGGGCCGATCATCATGCGGCACGGCAGCCCCGACCAACAGCAGACACATCTGCCGCCCATCGCGCGCGGCGAGGTCATCTGGTGTCAGGGATTCTCCGAACCCGAAGCGGGCTCGGATCTCGCGTCACTGCGCACGACTGCACGACGCGACGGCGACGGTTGGTTGGTCAGCGGGCAGAAGATCTGGACCTCTTACGCGACTATGGCTCAGTGGTGCTTCCTGCTGGCGAGGACGTCGAAGGTTGGAGACGGAGCAACCCACAAAAAACAACAGGGCCTGACGATCTTCCTGGTGCCGATGGACGATCCGGCAATTCAGGTGCGACCGATCCGCTGCATGATGGGCCCGCACCACCTCAACGAGGTGTTCTTCGACGACCTGCGGGTCACCGGGGCCGACGTGCTCGGCACCGTCGATGCCGGCTGGTCGATCGTGCAGGACGTGATGTCCTTCGAACGGGTCGGGATCGCCCGGTATGCCCGCTGCGAGCGTCTACTGGCCTCCGCCCCAACGGTTCTCGGGGACCGCTGGGACGACCTGTCCACCGAACTGCGCGGACGCTGGGTGCGGATGCTGACACACTGCCGCCGGGCGCGCCTGATGGCGTACCGCGTGGTCTCGCTGCAAAGCAGCGGACGTATCCAGCCCGGCGACGCGGCGGCCTACCGGATCGCCGTCACCAAGCTGGACCAGGACAGCGCTGAGGTGCTGATGGACATCGCGGCAGAGGTCTCGCACGACGACCCGCGCGCGGCATGGTTTCTCGGCGAGGTCGAGGACCATTGGAAATACTCGCAGGCCTCCACCGTGTCCTCCGGCAGCATCGAAATGCAGCGCATCCTGCTGTCACGCAGCCTGCTGGCGGCCGCCAGATGA
- a CDS encoding CaiB/BaiF CoA transferase family protein encodes MPSGPLAGVRVVDLTAVVMGPYCTQIMADMGADVVKVEPPEGDIVRYVAEGPAPGMNGVFMNVNRGKRSVVLDLTSDEDAAALRALVATADVFIHSMRAKAVAKLGFDYDAVAAINPKIIYTNCYGYSRRGPDAERPAYDDTIQAECGLPAVQKELTGDATYVATIMADKVTGLTALYATMMALFHRERTGEGQEVEVSMFETMASFMLVEHANGAMFDPPLGPAIYPRTVAPNRRPYRTSDGHVAALIYNDKHWNAFIASVQPVWNCDEFATLALRARQIDRVYGLLAQTMLERTTDEWLKLFAELEIPATPINTLDSLFDSPQLNAAGLFETVETPQGLVRFPGVPTWFSRTPGRVAGPAPMLGEDTDDVLDELGLTDLTTRRG; translated from the coding sequence ATGCCTAGCGGTCCGCTGGCGGGCGTACGCGTCGTCGACCTCACCGCTGTGGTGATGGGGCCGTACTGCACCCAAATCATGGCGGACATGGGCGCCGACGTCGTGAAAGTCGAACCACCTGAAGGCGACATCGTGCGTTACGTCGCCGAGGGGCCCGCGCCAGGCATGAACGGTGTATTCATGAATGTCAACCGTGGTAAGCGCAGCGTTGTCCTGGATCTGACCTCCGACGAGGACGCGGCGGCGCTTCGCGCGCTTGTCGCCACGGCCGATGTCTTCATTCATTCCATGCGGGCGAAGGCGGTCGCCAAGCTCGGATTCGACTACGACGCGGTCGCGGCCATCAATCCGAAGATCATTTACACCAACTGCTATGGCTACAGCAGGCGTGGTCCGGATGCCGAACGCCCGGCCTACGACGACACCATTCAAGCCGAGTGCGGATTACCCGCCGTCCAGAAGGAACTCACGGGCGACGCCACTTACGTGGCAACGATCATGGCGGACAAAGTGACCGGGCTTACGGCGCTGTACGCCACCATGATGGCGCTATTCCATCGGGAGCGAACCGGCGAAGGTCAGGAAGTCGAAGTCAGCATGTTCGAGACCATGGCATCCTTCATGTTGGTCGAACATGCCAACGGCGCCATGTTCGACCCTCCGTTGGGTCCGGCAATCTACCCGCGTACCGTCGCACCAAACCGACGTCCGTACCGAACTAGCGACGGTCATGTCGCCGCGTTGATCTACAACGACAAGCATTGGAATGCCTTCATCGCGTCGGTGCAGCCGGTATGGAACTGCGATGAATTTGCGACGCTGGCTCTGCGCGCCAGACAGATCGACAGGGTCTACGGCCTGCTGGCACAGACCATGTTGGAGCGCACCACCGACGAGTGGCTGAAGCTTTTCGCCGAGTTGGAGATTCCCGCCACACCGATCAACACGCTCGACTCTCTGTTCGACTCGCCGCAGCTGAATGCGGCCGGTCTGTTCGAGACCGTCGAAACTCCCCAAGGCTTAGTGCGGTTCCCCGGTGTGCCGACGTGGTTTTCGCGAACGCCGGGACGCGTCGCCGGTCCAGCGCCGATGCTGGGCGAGGACACCGACGATGTGCTCGACGAGCTCGGACTCACCGACCTCACGACGAGACGGGGCTAG
- a CDS encoding SDR family NAD(P)-dependent oxidoreductase — protein sequence MDDMRFDGRVAVVTGGGRGLGRSYALLLAAQGAKVVVNDPGGSLSGAGADETTPAEDVVGEIIAAGGEAVANTDSVATPEGGQAIIGTALDRYGRIDILIHNAGNVRRSPLREMSYEDFEAVVDVHLRGAFHVVRPAFPAMCDADYGRIVLTSSIGGLYGNHGVANYAVAKAGVIGLSNVAAMEGVDHGIRSNVIVPAAVTRMAEGIDTSAYPPMGPELVAPVVGWLAHETCSITGEILVALAGRVATAVVAETPGVYRPSWTIADVGENMTAIRDDTEPLVFPVVPDGHGDHIRYSFAMAARQSDELNHA from the coding sequence GTGGATGACATGAGGTTCGACGGTCGGGTCGCGGTCGTCACCGGCGGCGGCAGGGGGTTGGGCCGCTCGTACGCACTGTTGCTGGCGGCGCAGGGCGCCAAGGTCGTCGTCAACGACCCCGGCGGCAGCCTCAGCGGCGCCGGCGCCGATGAGACGACGCCCGCTGAGGATGTGGTGGGCGAGATCATCGCTGCGGGAGGGGAAGCCGTCGCCAACACCGATTCGGTCGCGACTCCTGAGGGCGGTCAGGCGATCATCGGGACGGCGCTGGACCGGTACGGTCGCATCGACATCCTCATCCACAACGCTGGCAACGTCCGGCGCTCTCCGCTGCGCGAGATGTCGTATGAGGACTTCGAGGCCGTCGTCGACGTCCACCTGCGCGGAGCGTTCCACGTCGTGCGGCCGGCCTTCCCGGCGATGTGTGACGCGGACTATGGCCGCATTGTGCTGACGTCTTCGATCGGCGGGCTGTACGGCAACCACGGCGTCGCGAACTATGCGGTCGCCAAGGCGGGCGTGATCGGGCTGTCCAACGTCGCCGCGATGGAGGGTGTCGATCACGGCATCAGGAGCAACGTGATCGTGCCCGCCGCCGTCACACGCATGGCCGAGGGCATCGACACCTCGGCGTATCCCCCGATGGGTCCGGAGCTGGTGGCGCCCGTCGTCGGATGGCTGGCGCACGAGACATGTTCGATCACAGGGGAAATACTCGTCGCGCTCGCGGGCCGGGTGGCGACGGCCGTCGTCGCGGAGACTCCGGGTGTGTACCGGCCGTCGTGGACGATAGCCGACGTCGGCGAGAACATGACGGCGATCCGCGACGACACCGAACCGCTGGTGTTCCCCGTGGTACCCGACGGCCACGGTGACCACATCCGGTACAGCTTCGCGATGGCGGCGCGCCAGTCAGATGAACTGAATCATGCCTAG
- a CDS encoding flavin-containing monooxygenase: protein MTTTENTCGPTDTPSDIDIPEIRERYAAERAKRLRPEGGSQYLELEGEFAEFSEVDPYTTVVERDPIAEDVDVVILGGGFSGLLAGAYLKKAGVDGIRVIEMAGDFGGVWYWNRFPGIQCDNDAYCYIPLLEELDFMPSKKFADGAEIFQHCRNIGKHFGLYDGALFSTQVRELIWDDATERWRISTDRGDDIRARFVVMAQGSYNRPKLPGIPGIKEYQAAGGHVFHSARWDYDYTGGDADGGLTKLADKRIALVGTGATGIQLVPHLGRDAGHLFVFQRTPSSVDTRTNPATDPHWAASLQPGWQEERKRNFHNWSPFVGVVFGEPDLVCDFWTELGRNLTARIAGSDDPASVTIEQIMAFREEEDYKIMERLRRLVDEIVDDPDTAEALKPYYRFMCKRPTSSEQYLATFNRPNVTLVDVSATKGVERLTDKGIVADGVEYEVDCVVFASGFEISTEISRRYAIDRIVGRDGLSLFDYWQDDYKTLHGMTSRGFPNQFFMGFIQGGVSANTTAMFEQQANHIAYLIAEAQNRGAATVEPSQEGQDAWVQTVRELAIDNSAFELSCTPGYYNNEGQGGAVKNGAFLGDFYSPGFYAFDELIAQWRARGDLDGLELRG from the coding sequence ATGACGACCACCGAGAACACGTGCGGGCCCACTGACACCCCGTCCGACATCGACATCCCCGAGATCCGGGAGAGGTATGCCGCTGAACGGGCCAAACGTCTGCGGCCCGAGGGCGGTTCGCAGTACTTGGAACTCGAAGGGGAGTTCGCGGAGTTCTCCGAGGTCGACCCCTACACGACGGTGGTCGAGCGCGACCCGATCGCCGAAGACGTCGACGTCGTCATTCTCGGCGGCGGCTTCTCCGGACTGCTGGCCGGCGCCTATCTCAAGAAGGCCGGCGTCGACGGTATCCGCGTCATCGAGATGGCGGGTGACTTCGGCGGCGTGTGGTACTGGAACCGGTTTCCTGGGATCCAATGTGACAACGACGCTTACTGCTACATCCCGCTGCTGGAAGAGCTGGACTTCATGCCCTCGAAGAAGTTCGCCGACGGCGCCGAGATCTTCCAGCACTGCCGCAACATCGGCAAGCATTTCGGCCTATACGACGGCGCGCTGTTCTCCACCCAGGTCCGCGAATTGATCTGGGACGACGCCACCGAGCGCTGGCGGATCAGCACCGACCGCGGAGACGACATCCGCGCTCGCTTCGTCGTGATGGCTCAGGGCTCGTACAACCGCCCGAAACTTCCCGGAATCCCTGGCATCAAGGAGTACCAGGCCGCCGGTGGGCACGTGTTCCACTCCGCCCGTTGGGACTACGACTACACCGGCGGAGACGCCGACGGCGGCCTGACCAAGCTGGCGGATAAGCGCATCGCGCTCGTCGGCACAGGTGCCACGGGCATCCAATTGGTACCGCACCTCGGTCGCGACGCCGGGCACCTGTTCGTGTTCCAACGGACGCCGTCCTCGGTCGATACGCGCACCAATCCCGCCACCGACCCCCACTGGGCCGCCTCGCTGCAACCGGGTTGGCAGGAGGAGCGCAAGCGCAACTTCCACAACTGGTCACCGTTTGTCGGTGTCGTGTTCGGGGAGCCGGATCTGGTGTGCGACTTCTGGACTGAGCTCGGCCGCAACCTGACCGCCCGCATTGCAGGTAGCGATGACCCGGCGTCGGTGACCATCGAACAGATCATGGCCTTCCGGGAAGAGGAAGACTACAAGATCATGGAGCGGCTGCGTCGCCTAGTCGACGAGATCGTCGACGATCCGGACACCGCCGAGGCGCTCAAGCCGTACTACCGCTTCATGTGCAAGCGGCCGACGTCCAGCGAGCAGTATCTCGCCACGTTCAACCGACCCAACGTGACGTTGGTCGACGTGTCCGCGACCAAAGGTGTGGAACGGCTGACTGACAAGGGAATCGTCGCCGACGGTGTCGAATACGAGGTCGACTGCGTCGTGTTCGCCAGTGGCTTCGAGATCTCGACCGAGATCAGCCGCCGGTACGCGATCGATCGAATCGTCGGCCGCGACGGGCTTTCGCTTTTCGACTATTGGCAAGACGATTACAAGACCCTGCACGGGATGACGAGCCGCGGGTTCCCCAACCAATTCTTCATGGGTTTCATCCAGGGCGGTGTGTCAGCCAACACCACAGCGATGTTCGAGCAGCAGGCCAACCACATCGCCTACCTCATCGCCGAGGCGCAGAACCGCGGTGCCGCGACCGTCGAGCCTAGTCAGGAGGGCCAGGACGCCTGGGTGCAGACCGTCCGCGAACTCGCGATCGACAACTCTGCATTCGAACTGTCCTGCACTCCCGGCTATTACAACAACGAAGGCCAGGGCGGCGCCGTGAAGAACGGCGCATTCCTCGGCGACTTCTATTCGCCGGGCTTCTACGCCTTCGACGAGTTGATCGCGCAGTGGCGAGCCAGGGGCGACCTCGACGGGCTGGAACTTCGTGGATGA
- a CDS encoding aromatic ring-hydroxylating oxygenase subunit alpha: MTHTESDLDAAIEVDGDPDDSTGEIAEDLSSPMTIGVDAYISPEYARNERDRLWRKVWQQVGRVEEIPEVGSYLTYDILDDSIIIVRTGADTFAAHHNVCMHRGRKLVDNPEGAKNAVGRARKSFVCGFHGWTYDLDGACTHIREQDDWKGALTPDNTHLVPVQVDTWGGWLFINMDPDCEPLGDYLFPAAKILDPFGLENMRYKWRKWLYFDCNWKVAMEAFNETYHVFTTHPEFNRFGEFKGWAKAQGKHSNIGYDAPKGMDETKSKIRLGTGDPRISTAEMQVYTMEESNATTTNTLVNAAKRLVDELPEGTPADQVLQHWLASARRDDEARGVIWPTIPPDILGQSGTAWQIFPNFQVGQGLTSALCYAARPDPSYDPNKCIFEVAVFELYPKGEEPQTEWQYTPKDSPNWLSVLPQDFSNMAAVQQGMKSAGFPGTKPNPYRERSTVNLHYQLSRYMGTGEPQDL; this comes from the coding sequence GTGACCCACACCGAATCCGATCTGGACGCCGCGATCGAGGTCGATGGAGACCCGGACGACTCGACGGGAGAGATCGCCGAAGATCTGTCGTCGCCGATGACCATCGGCGTCGACGCCTACATCTCGCCGGAGTATGCCCGCAACGAGCGGGATCGGTTGTGGCGCAAGGTATGGCAACAGGTCGGCCGGGTGGAGGAGATACCCGAGGTCGGCAGTTACCTGACCTACGACATCCTCGATGACTCGATCATCATTGTACGAACGGGTGCGGACACCTTCGCTGCCCATCACAACGTGTGCATGCACCGCGGCCGCAAACTCGTCGACAATCCCGAAGGCGCCAAGAACGCTGTCGGCCGTGCGCGCAAGTCCTTCGTCTGCGGATTCCACGGCTGGACATACGATTTGGACGGAGCCTGCACCCACATCCGCGAACAGGATGACTGGAAGGGTGCACTGACGCCGGACAACACCCACCTCGTACCCGTTCAGGTCGACACCTGGGGCGGCTGGCTGTTCATCAACATGGACCCGGATTGCGAACCGCTGGGCGACTACCTGTTTCCCGCGGCGAAAATCCTCGATCCGTTCGGTCTGGAGAACATGCGCTACAAGTGGCGCAAGTGGCTGTACTTCGACTGCAACTGGAAGGTCGCGATGGAGGCCTTCAACGAGACCTACCACGTGTTCACCACCCACCCGGAGTTCAACAGGTTCGGCGAATTCAAGGGCTGGGCAAAGGCGCAGGGTAAGCACAGCAACATCGGGTACGACGCCCCCAAGGGGATGGACGAAACCAAGTCCAAAATCCGTCTGGGAACCGGCGATCCGCGTATCTCGACCGCTGAGATGCAGGTTTACACCATGGAGGAGTCGAACGCGACCACGACCAACACCCTGGTGAACGCCGCCAAGCGCCTGGTCGACGAACTGCCCGAGGGCACCCCCGCCGACCAGGTGCTGCAGCATTGGCTCGCGTCGGCCCGTCGTGACGACGAAGCGCGTGGGGTGATCTGGCCGACGATCCCGCCCGACATTCTCGGTCAGAGCGGGACCGCCTGGCAGATCTTCCCGAACTTCCAGGTCGGCCAGGGCTTGACGAGCGCGCTGTGCTACGCAGCCCGTCCTGATCCGAGCTACGACCCCAACAAGTGCATCTTCGAGGTCGCGGTGTTTGAGCTCTATCCCAAAGGCGAAGAGCCGCAGACGGAATGGCAGTACACACCGAAGGACTCGCCGAATTGGCTGTCGGTGCTGCCGCAGGACTTCTCGAACATGGCCGCAGTACAGCAGGGCATGAAGTCGGCCGGCTTCCCCGGTACGAAGCCCAACCCATACCGCGAGCGCAGCACCGTCAACCTGCATTACCAGCTCTCCAGGTACATGGGCACCGGCGAACCACAAGACCTTTAG
- a CDS encoding SDR family NAD(P)-dependent oxidoreductase, with protein MPDLLRLAGRKVVVSGAGGGGIGTTVTRMAAEAGATVIAVSRSKENLDEHVAPLAEQGLSVVPVSADASTDEGIATVMDHVRHTDGALYGLVNIAGGAAPSTWMPATRVTREDWRALFAANLETAFFMSQAVAAEIRAQQKPGSIVSVSSISGMNTAPFHIAYGTAKAAIVAMTRTMAAELALDNIRVNAVAPGVTATAASRTYVDDDPDRDRTAIAMGRRGTPEEQAGAILFLLSDMSSYITGQTLLVDGGLNLKWTHLGADNTSLFLADDSFREAISRP; from the coding sequence ATGCCTGACCTGTTGCGGCTGGCTGGCCGCAAGGTCGTGGTGTCCGGCGCGGGCGGTGGCGGCATCGGCACCACGGTCACGCGCATGGCCGCGGAGGCGGGCGCCACCGTGATCGCAGTGAGCCGGTCGAAGGAGAACCTCGACGAACATGTCGCACCCCTGGCCGAGCAGGGTTTGTCGGTGGTGCCGGTCTCCGCGGACGCGTCCACCGACGAGGGGATCGCCACGGTGATGGATCACGTGCGGCACACCGATGGCGCGCTGTACGGGTTGGTGAACATCGCGGGCGGTGCGGCGCCGTCGACGTGGATGCCTGCCACGCGGGTCACGCGTGAGGACTGGCGGGCGCTGTTCGCCGCGAATCTGGAGACCGCGTTCTTCATGAGCCAAGCGGTCGCCGCCGAGATCCGGGCACAGCAGAAGCCGGGATCGATCGTCTCGGTGTCCTCGATCAGCGGGATGAACACCGCGCCCTTCCACATCGCCTACGGCACCGCGAAGGCGGCGATCGTGGCGATGACCCGCACGATGGCTGCCGAACTGGCGCTGGACAACATCCGCGTCAACGCTGTCGCTCCCGGTGTGACGGCGACGGCCGCGTCGCGCACCTACGTCGACGACGACCCGGATCGCGACCGCACCGCCATCGCGATGGGCCGTCGCGGCACTCCCGAGGAGCAGGCGGGTGCGATCCTCTTTTTGCTATCGGACATGTCGAGCTACATCACCGGCCAAACCCTGCTTGTCGACGGCGGCCTCAACCTCAAATGGACGCATCTCGGCGCCGACAACACGTCGCTTTTCCTCGCCGACGATTCCTTCCGCGAAGCCATCAGTCGGCCCTGA
- a CDS encoding Vgb family protein: MTVPATASRPPSRYIATDPRTADGWRLERLTTPSRLFGANGLRTGPDGRVYVAQVTGSQISALGLDGDVEAISPKGGDIIAPDDVAFDSSGNLYATEVMDGRVSVRDVSGAARVLRDDLPCANGITVYQDRLFINECRDGGRLMELDRATGASRILLEDLPSPNAMEVGPDGMLYYPLMTANEIWRVHPDGGEPQRVTGDLGVPDAVKFDPQGFLVSTQVASGQVLRIDPRSGDKTLLAQLNPGLDNLTFVGDRLFVSNFTGEITEVLAGGETRTALPGGLNWPLDLVVGDDGRIYVADGTYFYAVGTDGVLETVGMLFTPGYPGFLRGLAPAGAGAFVVATSGGQIARYRPGDGETDYLADGFDQLYGVAIGPGEAIVFAELGTGSVHTLRSGRVELLASGLQDPVGVTFGPDGVPMVAESGAGRVVRVTGSTETVVDGLQRPQGIHVSDGKLYIVDAGAKEVVAVDLASGERWTIASGLPVGPPPGVDPKPLKGMPPFSGPQGPFAGITSGPDGSLYFSADGDGSVLALRRT; the protein is encoded by the coding sequence ATGACTGTTCCCGCGACGGCCTCGCGCCCGCCCTCCCGGTACATCGCGACCGACCCGAGGACGGCCGACGGCTGGCGGCTCGAGAGGCTCACGACACCGAGCCGGCTGTTCGGGGCGAACGGCCTGCGCACCGGTCCCGACGGACGGGTCTATGTCGCCCAGGTGACCGGCAGCCAGATCAGCGCCCTTGGTCTCGACGGCGACGTCGAGGCGATCAGCCCCAAGGGAGGCGACATCATCGCGCCCGATGATGTCGCCTTCGATTCGAGCGGCAACCTGTACGCGACCGAAGTGATGGACGGCCGGGTGAGCGTGCGTGACGTCAGCGGTGCGGCACGCGTGCTGCGCGACGATCTTCCGTGCGCGAACGGCATCACCGTGTATCAGGACCGCTTGTTCATCAACGAATGTCGAGACGGCGGCCGGCTCATGGAGCTGGACAGGGCCACCGGCGCATCGCGAATTTTGCTGGAGGACCTGCCCTCGCCGAACGCGATGGAGGTCGGCCCCGACGGGATGCTGTACTACCCGCTGATGACGGCCAACGAAATCTGGCGCGTTCATCCCGATGGCGGTGAGCCGCAACGGGTCACCGGTGATCTCGGCGTGCCCGACGCGGTCAAGTTCGATCCGCAGGGCTTCCTGGTGTCCACGCAGGTGGCCAGCGGGCAGGTGCTGCGCATCGACCCCCGCAGCGGCGACAAGACGCTACTGGCGCAACTGAACCCGGGCCTGGACAACCTGACCTTCGTCGGCGACCGGTTGTTCGTCTCCAACTTCACCGGCGAGATCACCGAGGTCCTCGCCGGAGGCGAGACCCGCACCGCGCTGCCCGGCGGGCTGAATTGGCCGCTGGACCTGGTCGTCGGCGACGACGGCCGGATCTACGTCGCCGACGGCACCTACTTCTACGCCGTCGGCACCGACGGTGTGCTGGAAACCGTCGGGATGCTGTTCACCCCGGGGTATCCGGGCTTTCTTCGCGGGTTGGCCCCCGCGGGTGCCGGTGCATTCGTGGTCGCGACATCTGGCGGCCAGATCGCGCGCTACCGACCCGGCGATGGCGAAACCGACTACCTTGCAGACGGATTCGATCAGCTTTACGGTGTTGCCATCGGACCCGGCGAGGCCATCGTGTTCGCCGAACTCGGTACCGGCAGCGTGCATACGCTGCGGTCGGGCCGCGTCGAATTGCTCGCCTCCGGCCTACAGGACCCCGTCGGTGTGACCTTCGGCCCCGACGGTGTCCCAATGGTCGCAGAGTCGGGTGCCGGCCGAGTCGTACGGGTTACGGGTTCGACCGAGACCGTGGTCGACGGATTGCAACGACCGCAGGGCATCCACGTCAGTGACGGCAAGCTGTACATCGTCGACGCGGGAGCCAAGGAGGTCGTCGCGGTCGATCTCGCGAGCGGAGAACGCTGGACCATCGCCTCGGGCCTGCCCGTCGGGCCGCCGCCGGGGGTTGATCCCAAGCCGCTCAAGGGAATGCCGCCGTTCTCCGGGCCACAAGGACCGTTCGCCGGTATCACCTCGGGACCCGATGGCTCCCTGTATTTCTCGGCAGACGGCGATGGCAGCGTTCTGGCGTTGCGGCGCACATGA
- a CDS encoding GntR family transcriptional regulator, which produces MTVTPADHRYLQVARTLRKEIVDGVYPVGSQLPTEQQLCERFEVSRYTVREALRRLRDDNLVASRPRAGTLVVPRPETNSYAQDVMSINDLLAFASGAQLTIESNAMVVIDEHLRERTGLSVGTEWLAVRGYRADGTAAPVCATEYYINRAFAAVGRLLQRHSGPIFPLIEDLFGVSIVEVRQEIAAVPVTSELAEVLRVEVGSAALEMQRTYKTSDGEVAQVTVNTHPSSRYRHSMTMRRVKGQAGQ; this is translated from the coding sequence ATGACAGTCACGCCGGCCGACCACCGGTACCTGCAGGTGGCGCGCACGCTCCGGAAGGAGATCGTGGACGGGGTCTATCCCGTCGGATCTCAACTGCCTACCGAACAACAGCTGTGCGAACGTTTCGAGGTCAGCCGCTACACCGTGCGCGAGGCACTGCGACGGCTGCGCGACGACAATCTCGTCGCGTCCCGTCCTCGCGCCGGAACGCTGGTGGTACCGCGGCCGGAGACGAACAGCTATGCCCAGGACGTGATGTCGATCAACGACCTGCTGGCGTTCGCCTCTGGTGCACAGCTCACGATCGAAAGCAATGCGATGGTGGTCATCGACGAGCACCTGCGTGAGCGGACCGGCCTGAGTGTGGGAACGGAATGGCTGGCCGTTCGCGGCTACCGCGCGGACGGCACCGCGGCTCCGGTATGCGCGACGGAGTACTACATCAATCGGGCGTTCGCGGCGGTCGGCCGCCTGCTGCAACGGCATTCGGGTCCCATCTTCCCGCTGATCGAGGATCTGTTCGGGGTCAGCATCGTCGAGGTGCGACAGGAGATCGCCGCGGTGCCCGTCACGTCCGAGCTGGCCGAGGTGCTCCGGGTCGAGGTGGGCAGCGCGGCGTTGGAGATGCAGCGCACCTACAAGACGTCCGACGGTGAGGTCGCGCAGGTCACCGTCAACACCCATCCCTCGTCACGCTACCGGCATTCGATGACGATGCGCCGGGTCAAGGGGCAGGCCGGGCAGTGA